One part of the Flavobacterium johnsoniae UW101 genome encodes these proteins:
- the fbaA gene encoding class II fructose-bisphosphate aldolase, whose amino-acid sequence MAHNIKPGVATGDQVQEIFNYAKEKGFALPAVNVTGSSTINGVLETAAKLNAPVIIQFSNGGAQFNAGKGLSNAGEKAAIAGGIAGAKHIHTLAEAYGATVILHTDHCAKKLLPWIDGLLDASEKHFAETGKPLFSSHMIDLSEEPIEENIEICKEYLARMSKMGMTLEIELGITGGEEDGVDNSDVDSSKLYTQPEEVAYAYEELSKVSPKFTIAAAFGNVHGVYKPGNVKLTPKILKNSQDFVQNKFNTGHNPVDFVFHGGSGSTLEEIREGISYGVIKMNIDTDLQFAYTEGIRDYMVKNLDYLKSQIGNPEGPDAPNKKYYDPRRWVRESEVTFNARLEQAFADLNNVNTL is encoded by the coding sequence ATGGCACACAACATTAAACCAGGAGTAGCTACAGGAGATCAAGTTCAAGAGATCTTTAATTATGCGAAAGAGAAGGGTTTTGCTCTTCCAGCAGTAAACGTTACTGGATCTAGCACAATTAACGGAGTTCTTGAAACTGCAGCAAAACTAAACGCGCCAGTTATTATTCAATTTTCTAACGGAGGAGCACAATTCAACGCTGGAAAAGGATTATCTAATGCAGGTGAAAAAGCAGCAATCGCAGGAGGAATCGCGGGAGCAAAACATATTCACACATTAGCAGAGGCTTACGGTGCAACTGTAATTCTACACACTGACCACTGCGCAAAAAAATTATTGCCTTGGATTGATGGTTTATTAGATGCTTCTGAAAAACATTTTGCAGAAACAGGAAAACCATTATTTAGTTCTCACATGATCGATTTGTCTGAGGAGCCAATCGAAGAGAACATCGAAATCTGCAAAGAATATTTAGCTAGAATGAGTAAAATGGGAATGACATTAGAAATCGAACTTGGTATTACAGGTGGTGAAGAAGATGGCGTTGACAACTCAGACGTAGACAGCTCAAAATTATATACTCAGCCAGAAGAAGTAGCTTATGCTTACGAAGAATTATCTAAAGTAAGTCCTAAATTTACAATTGCTGCTGCTTTTGGAAACGTTCACGGTGTTTACAAACCAGGAAACGTAAAATTAACTCCAAAAATCTTAAAAAATTCTCAGGATTTCGTACAAAACAAATTCAACACTGGCCACAACCCAGTTGATTTCGTTTTCCACGGAGGTTCAGGTTCTACACTTGAAGAAATCAGAGAAGGAATCAGCTACGGAGTTATCAAAATGAACATCGATACTGATTTACAGTTTGCATACACTGAAGGAATCCGTGATTATATGGTTAAAAATCTTGACTATTTAAAATCTCAAATTGGAAACCCAGAAGGTCCGGATGCTCCAAACAAAAAATATTACGATCCAAGAAGATGGGTTCGTGAAAGCGAAGTAACATTCAACGCAAGACTTGAACAAGCTTTTGCTGATTTAAATAACGTAAACACACTTTAA
- the accD gene encoding acetyl-CoA carboxylase, carboxyltransferase subunit beta has product MAWFKRQEKGITTATEDKMDVPKGLWYKSPTGKIIDADELARNLFVSPEDDFHVRIGSATYFEILFDNNVFVELDKNMTSKDPLHFVDTKKYAERLKDVMEKTHLKDAVRTGVGKSKGRELVICCMDFAFIGGSMGAVVGEKIARGIDHAIKNKLPFVMISKSGGARMMEAAYSLMQLAKTSVKLAQLAEAKLPYISLCTDPTTGGTTASYAMLGDINISEPGALIGFAGPRVVRDTTGKDLPEGFQTAEFLLEHGFLDFITPRKELKDKINLYIDLIQNNDIR; this is encoded by the coding sequence ATGGCTTGGTTTAAAAGACAAGAAAAAGGGATTACGACCGCGACAGAAGATAAGATGGACGTTCCGAAAGGATTGTGGTACAAATCTCCTACTGGAAAAATTATTGACGCAGACGAATTAGCGAGAAACTTATTCGTAAGCCCTGAAGATGATTTTCACGTTCGAATTGGAAGCGCAACCTATTTTGAAATTTTATTCGACAACAACGTATTTGTTGAGTTAGATAAAAACATGACATCAAAAGATCCTCTGCATTTTGTGGATACAAAAAAATATGCAGAAAGATTAAAAGATGTAATGGAAAAAACTCATCTTAAAGACGCTGTACGTACGGGAGTAGGAAAATCTAAAGGAAGGGAACTTGTAATTTGCTGTATGGATTTCGCCTTTATTGGTGGATCTATGGGAGCAGTTGTAGGTGAAAAAATTGCAAGAGGAATTGATCACGCGATCAAAAACAAACTTCCTTTTGTTATGATTTCAAAATCTGGCGGGGCTCGTATGATGGAAGCTGCTTATTCATTAATGCAATTAGCAAAAACATCTGTAAAACTGGCTCAATTAGCAGAAGCTAAATTACCTTATATTTCTCTTTGTACAGACCCTACAACGGGTGGAACAACTGCATCTTACGCCATGTTAGGAGACATCAACATCTCTGAGCCGGGCGCTTTGATTGGTTTTGCTGGTCCTCGTGTTGTACGTGACACTACAGGAAAAGATTTGCCAGAAGGTTTCCAAACTGCTGAGTTCTTATTAGAGCACGGTTTCTTAGACTTTATCACGCCTAGAAAAGAATTGAAAGATAAGATTAACTTATATATCGATTTGATTCAGAATAATGATATTAGATAG
- the tamL gene encoding translocation and assembly module lipoprotein TamL: MKNNSTKITAFILIAILICACNAVKRVPDGKNLLVKNNIIVNGKSTNDENATNQMYQKPNGTLLGYKLRLNLYNLANLNPDSTYQAKFKNNPGLYERQAKFLSAKQVDRLGQSFLYKGIHEFLKNTGEPPVIIDTAKTRKSLLRLKFYYFNNGYFNVSTDYTIDSIAKKKAQVNYNITTGPAYTLDTIKTKILTPALDSLYKTSTEPSFLKSGDQYKTSNFEEEKNRITTYYRNHGAYFFQPTYVTFDIDTIGKKNKADVTLIINNNNIQERDSSRTEPFKLYKISDVNIYTDYSPANSKSKINDSTTYNNFNLYSYKKLKYKPRAITDAIFITKGSTFSDTRTTLSSRYLNNLKIFNYPSIQYEVDKRDSTAQSLIAKVYLTPRKKYSFGATLDVTHSNIQDFGIGASISETIRNVFNRAETLEISARANIGSSKDMANPNDNFFNVSEYGLDLKLNFPRILMPFGTEKIIPKRMIPSTSIAAGFSKQQNIGLDKENFTGGISYNWTPKRRNTVKFDLLNAQYVRNLNPNNYFNVYKSSYNELNGIAQNYNTTTTNLDDNGNLIIPEGTTNFTNQVLTNQTALTPDNPQYKDVESIEERRIRLTENDFILSTSYTFTKTTKTDLADNTFYQFKTKIESAGTLLSAVSSIGNLTKNANGNYEIFNLEYAEYIKGEFDYIKHWDFGKEKVLAVRSFFGIAIPFGNSNYIPFSRSYYSGGSNDNRAWQPYSLGPGSTNALNDFNEANMKIALSAEYRFKIFGDVKGALFADAGNIWNVLDNVIDDKARFNSLNDLDEIALGSGFGLRYDLSFFVIRLDLGFKTYNPAHDKGDRWFKEYNFGHSVLNFGINYPF; encoded by the coding sequence AAAAATAACAGCATTTATTCTAATAGCAATACTTATTTGCGCCTGTAATGCTGTAAAAAGAGTTCCTGATGGAAAAAATCTTCTTGTAAAAAACAATATTATTGTAAACGGAAAGTCTACAAATGATGAAAATGCAACAAATCAAATGTACCAAAAACCAAATGGTACACTGCTGGGTTACAAACTTAGATTAAACTTATACAATTTAGCCAATTTAAATCCGGACTCAACTTACCAGGCTAAGTTTAAAAATAATCCCGGATTATACGAACGTCAGGCTAAATTTTTATCTGCAAAACAAGTAGACAGACTTGGGCAGTCGTTTTTATATAAAGGAATTCATGAATTCTTAAAAAATACTGGAGAACCGCCGGTAATTATTGATACAGCAAAAACCAGAAAATCATTACTCCGATTAAAATTCTATTATTTCAATAATGGATATTTTAATGTATCTACTGATTACACAATAGACAGCATTGCCAAAAAGAAAGCTCAAGTAAACTACAACATTACAACCGGCCCGGCTTATACGCTTGACACTATTAAAACCAAAATATTAACACCTGCTCTGGATTCATTATACAAAACGAGCACAGAACCTTCGTTTTTAAAATCAGGTGACCAATATAAAACTTCTAATTTTGAAGAAGAAAAAAACAGGATTACAACCTATTACAGAAATCACGGAGCTTACTTTTTTCAGCCTACTTATGTAACTTTTGACATTGATACAATTGGCAAAAAAAACAAAGCCGATGTAACTTTAATCATCAATAACAATAACATCCAGGAAAGAGATTCGAGCAGAACTGAACCTTTTAAATTATACAAAATCAGCGATGTAAATATCTATACTGATTATTCTCCTGCTAATTCAAAAAGCAAGATCAATGACAGTACGACTTATAATAACTTTAATTTGTACAGTTATAAAAAGCTGAAATACAAACCCCGCGCCATTACAGATGCTATTTTTATCACGAAAGGAAGTACGTTTTCTGATACCAGAACCACGCTTTCTTCCAGATATTTGAATAACCTTAAAATATTCAATTATCCATCGATACAATACGAGGTAGATAAACGAGATTCTACAGCGCAGTCTTTGATTGCAAAGGTATATTTAACGCCAAGAAAAAAATACAGTTTTGGTGCTACATTAGATGTTACGCACTCTAACATTCAGGATTTTGGTATTGGAGCCAGTATTTCAGAAACAATTCGAAATGTCTTTAACAGGGCCGAAACATTAGAAATTTCGGCACGTGCCAATATTGGTTCATCAAAAGATATGGCGAACCCAAATGATAATTTTTTCAATGTTTCGGAATATGGATTGGATTTAAAACTGAATTTTCCAAGAATCCTGATGCCTTTTGGAACAGAAAAAATTATTCCGAAAAGAATGATTCCTTCTACTTCCATCGCTGCCGGTTTTTCTAAGCAGCAGAATATTGGTTTAGATAAGGAAAATTTTACCGGAGGTATCTCTTATAATTGGACTCCAAAAAGACGTAATACCGTAAAATTTGATTTATTAAACGCACAATATGTTCGAAATCTAAATCCGAATAACTATTTCAATGTCTACAAATCTTCTTATAATGAGTTAAACGGTATTGCGCAAAACTATAATACCACAACAACAAATCTTGACGATAACGGAAACTTGATAATTCCGGAAGGAACTACAAATTTCACGAATCAAGTACTAACCAATCAAACAGCTTTAACACCTGATAATCCACAATATAAAGATGTGGAAAGTATTGAAGAAAGAAGAATTCGTTTGACTGAAAATGACTTTATTTTATCTACAAGCTATACTTTTACCAAAACCACTAAAACCGATTTAGCAGATAATACTTTTTATCAGTTTAAAACCAAAATAGAATCTGCGGGAACATTATTGTCTGCAGTTTCAAGCATTGGAAATTTAACCAAAAATGCAAACGGCAATTATGAGATTTTCAACTTAGAATATGCTGAATACATTAAAGGCGAGTTCGATTATATTAAACACTGGGATTTTGGAAAAGAGAAAGTATTAGCAGTAAGAAGCTTTTTTGGAATCGCAATTCCATTTGGAAACTCAAATTACATTCCGTTTTCACGAAGTTATTATTCTGGAGGCTCTAACGACAACAGAGCATGGCAGCCGTACTCACTTGGTCCTGGAAGCACAAATGCTTTAAACGATTTTAACGAGGCAAATATGAAGATTGCCCTTAGTGCAGAATATCGCTTTAAAATCTTTGGAGATGTCAAGGGAGCACTCTTTGCAGACGCCGGAAATATCTGGAATGTGCTCGATAATGTGATTGATGACAAGGCAAGATTTAACAGCTTAAACGATTTAGATGAAATTGCTTTGGGCTCAGGATTTGGTTTACGATACGATTTAAGCTTTTTTGTTATTCGTTTAGATTTAGGCTTTAAGACCTATAATCCGGCGCATGACAAGGGAGACAGATGGTTTAAAGAATACAATTTTGGTCACTCGGTTTTAAATTTTGGAATAAATTATCCGTTCTAA